A single genomic interval of Arachis duranensis cultivar V14167 chromosome 7, aradu.V14167.gnm2.J7QH, whole genome shotgun sequence harbors:
- the LOC107458019 gene encoding protein DJ-1 homolog D-like, whose amino-acid sequence MASKRVLLIAGEFAEDYEAMVPFQALQGYGVAVDAVCPGRKAGDFCVTATEQMAGHQTYSETRGHNFTLNATFDEVEGSNYDALVLPGGRAPEYLTQNVRVVELVREFSTSGKPIATYCHSQVLLAAANALKNRQITAYAPVGPTLIAAGANWVEPQSLESFVVDGNIISSVCYLAHAQSIHHLVKAMGGTITATAKRILLLCGDYMEDYEVMVPFEALRALGCHVDAVCPKKKSGDTCPTAIHDFEGYQHFIEKPGHDFVLNATFGDVDASGYDALVIPGGRAAEYLALNETIISWVKHFVESNKPIAAISYGQQILVAANVLKGRKVTAYPAMKLNMVLAGATWIEPNPITLCITDGNLITGASWLSHPHFISHLMALLGISVSF is encoded by the exons ATGGCTTCCAAAAGGGTTCTTCTAATTGCTGGTGAGTTTGCTGAGGACTATGAG GCCATGGTTCCATTTCAAGCACTGCAAGGCTATGGTGTCGCCGTCGACGCCGTTTGTCCCGGACGGAAGGCCGGTGATTTCTGTGTAACCGCCACTGAACAGATGGCTGGTCATCAG ACTTACTCAGAAACACGCGGTCACAATTTCACTCTGAATGCAACATTTGATGAGGTTGAAGGCTCAAACTATGATGCATTGGTGTTACCTGGTGGCAGAGCACCAGAGTATCTTACTCAGAATGTGCGCGTGGTGGAGTTGGTGAGGGAGTTCAGCACTTCAGGGAAGCCTATTGCTACCTATTGTCACAGTCAGGTGCTTCTTGCAGCCGCCAACGCGCTCAAGAACCGCCAGATCACTGCATATGCTCCTGTTGGACCTACATTGATAGCTGCTGGTGCTAATTGGGTTGAACCTCAAAGCTTGGAATCATTTGTGGTGGATGGTAATATCATTTCTTCTGTTTGTTATCTTGCACATGCACAAAGCATTCATCATTTGGTTAAGGCTATGGGAGGGACTATAACTGCTACCGCCAAGAGAATCCTCCTTCTTTGTGGG GATTACATGGAAGATTATGAAGTGATGGTTCCCTTTGAAGCCCTTAGAGCTTTAGGATGCCATGTTGATGCTGTTTGTCCCAAGAAGAAATCTGGTGACACCTGCCCAACTGCTATTCATGATTTCGAAGGTTATCAACATTTCATTGAGAAGCCAGGGCATGACTTTGTTCTGAATGCTACCTTCGGCGACGTGGATGCTTCCGGCTACGACGCGCTTGTCATTCCCGGAGGTAGAGCCGCCGAGTATTTGGCCTTGAATGAGACTATCATCTCTTGGGTGAAGCATTTTGTTGAAAGCAATAAGCCAATTGCTGCAATCAGCTATGGACAACAGATTTTGGTTGCTGCTAATGTCCTCAAG GGAAGGAAAGTAACTGCATACCCTGCAATGAAGCTTAATATGGTATTAGCAGGAGCAACATGGATTGAACCAAATCCCATTACACTTTGCATCACTGATGGAAACTTAATTACTGGTGCTTCATGGCTAAGTCACCCTCACTTCATTTCTCACCTCATGGCATTACTTGGTATTAGTGTTTCTTTCTAG